From a single Pseudomonas sp. A34-9 genomic region:
- a CDS encoding PilZ domain-containing protein, with the protein MNEPVSPGPRNGILSLTIKDKSVLYAAYMPFIKNGGLFIPTNKSYRLGDEVFMLLNLMDEAEKIPVAGKVAWITPKGAQGNRAAGVGVQFNDGDNTARSRIETHLAGALKSDRPTHTM; encoded by the coding sequence ATGAATGAACCTGTCAGCCCGGGGCCGCGTAACGGCATTTTGTCCCTGACCATCAAGGACAAGTCGGTGCTCTACGCCGCGTACATGCCGTTCATCAAGAACGGTGGCTTGTTCATCCCGACCAACAAGAGTTACCGGTTGGGTGATGAGGTGTTCATGCTGCTCAACCTGATGGACGAGGCCGAGAAGATCCCGGTGGCCGGCAAGGTTGCGTGGATCACCCCCAAAGGCGCACAAGGCAATCGCGCTGCCGGTGTCGGCGTACAGTTCAACGATGGCGACAACACTGCGCGCAGTCGCATCGAAACCCATCTGGCCGGAGCGCTTAAATCCGACCGTCCCACTCATACGATGTAA